One genomic region from Drosophila busckii strain San Diego stock center, stock number 13000-0081.31 chromosome 3R, ASM1175060v1, whole genome shotgun sequence encodes:
- the LOC108603193 gene encoding regulator of gene activity isoform X2, which produces MANLNFQQPPRSIANAALTGRTTGGFGGSSMSGHVTPTSGMFQTDFASSYQGAANYGQQTQQPPQLSPNRNAQLSVGGPALSSGNRNANLFGQRSFMERRAMQGLGSGPMSNMGNFMQSGRGGYGTGGGGGPLNNFHVFGGGSGADSTPALLDPTEFPSLTNARGQNDQTLPQSNTLQPPGSKPYVGMVKQPTSEQSEFTMSNEDFPALPGTQNSDGTTNAIGSSSGVGGSASGGGITDNNLDGTEKAMNSIVVSGSSSNVGGNGLGAVGSGLSGSGGSSGSSGAVSSTHVGLGVASGSVNNVPGSNAMMGVGGGLGSSGPGGDHPNDNSSNDKLVKTGVQTSPDGKVTNIPASMVNNQFGMVGLLTFIRAADSDPNLVALSLGTDLTALGLNLNSQESLHPTFAGPFVDQPCRAQDVEFNVPPEYLINFAIRDKLTAPVLKKLQEDLLFFLFYTNIGDRMQLMAAAELHSREWRYHVEEKIWITRIPGINQYEKNGTKERGTFYYFDAQSWKRLSKVFQIDAEKLDKCPNISAFMNGQSV; this is translated from the exons ATggcgaatttaaattttcaacaacCTCCGAGGAGCATAGCAAATGCGGCATTAACTGGCCGAACGACAGGCGGATTTGGTGGTAGCAGCATGTCCGGCCATGTAACACCCACGTCGGGCATGTTCCAAACCG ATTTTGCCAGCTCTTATCAAGGCGCCGCAAATTATGGGCAACAAACGCAACAGCCGCCTCAGTTATCGCCAAATCGCAATGCACAGTTATCGGTCGGAGGACCGGCGTTGTCGAGTGGAAATCGAAATGCGAATCTGTTTGGCCAGCGATCGTTCATGGAGCGTCGAGCTATGCAGGGTTTGGGCAGCGGTCCTATG TCGAACATGGGTAACTTTATGCAGTCCGGTCGCGGCGGCTATGGAACGGGCGGTGGAGGTGGTCCGTTAAATAACTTTCATGTATTCGGTGGCGGCAGTGGCGCTGACTCAACACCAGCGTTGCTCGATCCCACGGAGTTTCCATCGCTGACAAATGCGCGCGGTCAGAACGATCAAACACTGCCCCAATCGAATACCCTCCAGCCGCCGGGGAGCAAACCCTACG TTGGCATGGTGAAGCAGCCGACGTCTGAACAATCAGAGTTCACGATGTCAAATGAGGATTTTCCTGCGTTACCGGGCACTCAGAATTCTGATGGCACAACGAACGCgataggcagcagcagcggtgtGGGTGGATCTGCTAGCGGTGGCGGCATCACAGACAACAATCTGGATGGCACGGAAAAAGCAATGAATTCGATTGTGGTTAGTGGCAGCTCGAGCAATGTGGGTGGTAATGGTCTCGGCGCTGTGGGCAGCGGTCTTAGCGGCTCAGGCGGCAGTAGTGGTTCGAGTGGAGCTGTCAGTTCAACACATGTAGGATTAGGAGTCGCTAGTGGTAGTGTCAACAATGTGCCCGGCAGCAATGCAATGATGGGCGTCGGCGGTGGTCTCGGCAGCAGTGGACCGGGTGGTGATCATCCAAACGATAATTCCAGCAATGATAAACTTGTGAAGACCGGCGTACAAACATCGCCAGATG GCAAGGTCACAAACATACCAGCAAGCATGGTGAACAATCAGTTTGGCATGGTGGGACTGCTGACGTTCATACGGGCAGCAGATTCAGATCCGAATCTTGTTGCGTTATCGCTGGGAACGGACCTCACGGCCCTCGGCCTGAATCTGAATTCACAAGAGAGTTTGCATCCAACATTCGCTGGACCGTTCGTAGATCAGCCCTGCAG AGCACAAGACGTTGAGTTTAACGTGCCACCCGAATATCTGATCAATTTTGCGATTAGAGATAAGCTCACAGCGCCGGTACTGAAAAAGCTGCAAGAAGACCTGCTCTTTTTCCTATTTTACACGAATATCGGTGATAGAATGCAATTAATGGCAGCTGCTGAATT GCATAGTCGCGAATGGCGGTATCACGTGGAGGAGAAAATTTGGATTACTCGAATTCCTGGCATTAAtcaatatgaaaaaaatggTACAAAAGAGCGTGGCACCTTCTATTACTTTGATGCGCAAAGTTGGAAACGTTTGTCTAAAGTTTTCCAAATAGATGCCGAGAAATTAGATAAATGTCCCAATATAAGTGCGTTTATGAATGGACAGtctgtataa
- the LOC108604830 gene encoding CDC42 small effector protein homolog encodes MASTGEIWLQWFSCCFQQQRSPSRRPHQRLRIDRSMIGNPTNFVHTGHIGSADVELSANRLNAISTQMQSKGGYETNSIHSLHAC; translated from the exons ATGGCATCCACTGGCGAGATATGGTTGCAATGGTTCTCCTGCTgtttccagcagcagcgctcccCCTCGCGACGACCACATCAACGCCTGCGCATTGACCGCTCCATGATCGGTAATCCAACGAATTTTGTACACACTGGCCATATTGGCTCCGCAGATGTCGAGCTGTCCGCCAATCGTCTCAATGCGATATCAACCCAAATGCAGAGCAAGGGCGGCTACGAAACAAACTCCATACACTCACTGCAC GCTTGCTGA
- the LOC108603192 gene encoding another transcription unit protein, producing the protein MADADVNSGNESGSASSSRSSSRSRSRSRSVTPQRNAPGSPHSRKSGSGSDRSGSGSRSRSGSPQSRRSLSPRSRRSRSGSAHSRRSGSAQSRRSGSVASVRSRSRSPTPNNKRPKSRGSGNDESRSNSPNLQIDDQRANSKSKSRSRSGSRTSKSRSRSKSGTPRSARTSRSRSGSASGSGSDIGVPKKKQRRQSNSGSEKRKSDSDAGSPVKAKKSRLIDSDSDEEEAPQKAPAAADIFGDADDISDDDEATPQAGSTKSPSGSAARSRSGSRSRSRSRSRSMSRSRSRSRSRSRDAQPKQTQIATKEDEPEPLPETRIDVEIPRISADLGKEQHFIKLPNFLSVVTHPFDPETYEDEIDEEETMDEEGRQRIKLKVSNTIRWREYMNNKGDMVRESNARFVRWSDGSMSLHLGNEIFDAYRQPLVGDHNHLFIRQGTGLQGQSVFRTKLTFRPHSTESFTHKKITMSLADRSTKTSGIKILTQVGKDPTTDRYSQLKEEEAKLRMAMRNQHQHKVQPKKKKANAGEANAGGGNSSYQHDDGSDDENAISLSAIKNRYKKGGAGAQNEPKASIYSTDEDEGSDFEGRRTKKMNKAKASKALRDSDSESEAEGAGAAASGSDNESRKSGSRSGSGSGSGSGSSGSGSASDNDD; encoded by the exons ATGGCCGATGCTGATGTAAATTCAGGAAACGAAAGCG GGTCTGCATCCTCCAGTCGCAGTAGCAGCCGCAGTCGTAGTCGTAGTCGCAGTGTCACACCGCAGCGCAATGCGCCGGG ATCTCCACACAGTCGCAAATCGGGGAGTGGTAGCGATCGTTCCGGCTCGGGTTCGCGTTCTCGGTCCGGCTCACCACAGAGTCGTCGCTCATTATCACCTCGAAGTCGACGCTCACGCTCAGGATCGGCTCATAGTCGACGCAGTGGCTCTGCACAAAGCCGACGATCTGGCTCTGTAGCAAGTGTTCGCTCGCGTTCTCGCAGCCCAACGCCAAATAACAAACGCCCAAAATCACGT GGCAGCGGCAATGATGAGTCGCGCTCCAACTCCCCAAATCTGCAGATTGATGATCAGCGCGCTaattcaaaaagcaaaagtcgcAGTCGAAGCGGTAGTCGCACCTCCAAATCGCGTTCCCGTTCAAAGTCGGGCACACCACGTTCCGCTCGCACATCACGCAGTAGAAGTGGCTCCGCGTCCGGATCAGGTAGTGACATCGGTGTGCCTAAGAAAAAGCAGCGCCGTCAAAGCAATTCAGGTAGTGAGAAACGCAAGAGCGACAGCGATGCTGGCAGTCcagtaaaagccaaaaaatcaCGTTTGATTGATTCAGATAGCGACGAAGAAGAAGCG CCTCAGAAGGCGCCCGCAGCTGCGGACATTTTTGGTGATGCAGATGACATCAGTGACGATGATGAGGCGACCCCACAAGCTGGATCAACCAAGTCACCATCAGGTAGTGCAGCACGTTCTCGCAGTGGCAGCCGTAGCCGATCACGTTCACGTAGCCGCTCAATGAGTCGCTCACGTAGTCGTTCACGCTCGCGTTCACGAGATGCTCAGCCAAAGCAGACGCAGATAGCAACCAAGGAAGATGAACCAGAGCCTTTGCCGGAAACACGCATTGATGTGGAAATACCACGCATATCGGCAGATTTGGGCAAGGAGCAGCACTTTATCAAGTTACCCAATTTTTTGTCTGTGGTCACGCATCCATTCGATCCAGAAACGTACGAAGATGAAATCGATGAGGAGGAGACTATGGACGAGGAGGGTCGTCAACGTATCAAGCTCAAGGTGAGCAACACCATTCGCTGGCGCGAGTACATGAACAATAAGGGTGACATGGTGCGCGAGTCAAATGCTCGTTTTGTGCGCTGGTCGGATGGCAGCATGAGCTTGCATCTGGGCAATGAAATCTTTGATGCATATCGGCAGCCCTTAGTCGGTGATCACAATCATCTGTTTATACGACAGGGCACGGGTCTGCAGGGCCAGTCAGTGTTTCGTACCAAGTTAACGTTTCGTCCGCATTCAACGGAATCATTTACGCACAAAAAGATTACGATGTCTTTGGCGGACCgttcaacaaaaacaagtggTATTAAGATTCTTACACAAGTGGGCAAAGATCCCACCACAGATCGTTACTCACAACTTAAGGAGGAGGAAGCCAAACTGCGCATGGCCATGCGCAATCAACATCAACATAAGGTACagcccaaaaagaaaaaagctaaTGCCGGCGAAGCAAACGCTGGTGGAGGTAATTCCTCCTATCAGCATGATGATGGCAGCGATGATGAGAATGCCATTAGCCTGAGTGCTATTAAGAATCGCTACAAGAAGGGTGGCGCTGGAGCCCAAAATGAGCCAAAGGCTTCCATTTACTCCACCGATGAGGATGAAGGCTCAGATTTTGAGGGGCGTCGTACCAAGAAAATGaacaaggcaaaggcaagcaAAGCTTTGCGTGACTCGGACAGCGAATCCGAAGCAGAaggtgctggcgctgctgctagTGGTAGCGACAATGAAAGCCGTAAAAGCGGCAGCAGATCGGGTAGCGGAtctggcagcggcagtggcagtagtggcagtggcagtgccaGCGACAATGATGATTAG
- the LOC108603931 gene encoding 60S ribosomal protein L13a, with product MTGLTNRTVVIDGRGHLLGRLASVVAKYLLQGGKVAVVRCEELNLSGHFYRNKIKFLAYLRKRCNVNPARGPFHFRAPSRIFYKAVRGMIPHKTKRGQAALARLRVFDGIPSPYDKRRRVVVPIAMRVLTLRSDRKYCMVGRLSHEVGWHYQDVIKSLERKRKAKLRVTLKHNREMKKLTVKARENIAKAAEPFNKIIKSYGYEA from the exons ATGACTGGTTTAACGAACAGG acCGTTGTTATTGATGGACGCGGCCATTTGCTTGGCCGTCTGGCCTCCGTTGTCGCCAAGTACCTGTTGCAGGGTGGCAAAGTAGCTGTGGTACGCTGCGAGGAACTCAACCTCTCCGGCCACTTCTacagaaacaaaataaagttcTTGGCCTACTTGCGCAAACGCTGCAACGTCAATCCAGCTCGTGGTCCCTTCCACTTCCGTGCCCCCTCCAGAATCTTCTACAAGGCTGTACGAG GCATGATTCCGCACAAGACCAAGCGCGGCCAGGCTGCTCTTGCTCGTCTGCGTGTGTTCGATGGCATCCCATCGCCCTATGACAAGCGTCGTCGCGTTGTTGTCCCAATTGCGATGCGCGTGCTGACGCTGCGCTCTGACCGCAAATACTGCATGGTTGGACGTCTGTCGCACGAGGTGGGCTGGCACTACCAGGATGTTATCAAGAGTCTGGAGCGCAAGCGCAAGGCTAAGTTGCGTGTCACGCTCAAGCACAACAGAGAGATGAAGAAGCTGACAGTTAAGGCGCGCGAGAACATTGCCAAGGCTGCCGAGCCCTTCAACAAAATCATTAAATCTTACGGTTACGAAGCTTAA
- the LOC108603193 gene encoding regulator of gene activity isoform X1, whose product MANLNFQQPPRSIANAALTGRTTGGFGGSSMSGHVTPTSGMFQTDFASSYQGAANYGQQTQQPPQLSPNRNAQLSVGGPALSSGNRNANLFGQRSFMERRAMQGLGSGPMSNMGNFMQSGRGGYGTGGGGGPLNNFHVFGGGSGADSTPALLDPTEFPSLTNARGQNDQTLPQSNTLQPPGSKPYGNFFTSFGMVKQPTSEQSEFTMSNEDFPALPGTQNSDGTTNAIGSSSGVGGSASGGGITDNNLDGTEKAMNSIVVSGSSSNVGGNGLGAVGSGLSGSGGSSGSSGAVSSTHVGLGVASGSVNNVPGSNAMMGVGGGLGSSGPGGDHPNDNSSNDKLVKTGVQTSPDGKVTNIPASMVNNQFGMVGLLTFIRAADSDPNLVALSLGTDLTALGLNLNSQESLHPTFAGPFVDQPCRAQDVEFNVPPEYLINFAIRDKLTAPVLKKLQEDLLFFLFYTNIGDRMQLMAAAELHSREWRYHVEEKIWITRIPGINQYEKNGTKERGTFYYFDAQSWKRLSKVFQIDAEKLDKCPNISAFMNGQSV is encoded by the exons ATggcgaatttaaattttcaacaacCTCCGAGGAGCATAGCAAATGCGGCATTAACTGGCCGAACGACAGGCGGATTTGGTGGTAGCAGCATGTCCGGCCATGTAACACCCACGTCGGGCATGTTCCAAACCG ATTTTGCCAGCTCTTATCAAGGCGCCGCAAATTATGGGCAACAAACGCAACAGCCGCCTCAGTTATCGCCAAATCGCAATGCACAGTTATCGGTCGGAGGACCGGCGTTGTCGAGTGGAAATCGAAATGCGAATCTGTTTGGCCAGCGATCGTTCATGGAGCGTCGAGCTATGCAGGGTTTGGGCAGCGGTCCTATG TCGAACATGGGTAACTTTATGCAGTCCGGTCGCGGCGGCTATGGAACGGGCGGTGGAGGTGGTCCGTTAAATAACTTTCATGTATTCGGTGGCGGCAGTGGCGCTGACTCAACACCAGCGTTGCTCGATCCCACGGAGTTTCCATCGCTGACAAATGCGCGCGGTCAGAACGATCAAACACTGCCCCAATCGAATACCCTCCAGCCGCCGGGGAGCAAACCCTACGGTAATTTCTTTACCTCTT TTGGCATGGTGAAGCAGCCGACGTCTGAACAATCAGAGTTCACGATGTCAAATGAGGATTTTCCTGCGTTACCGGGCACTCAGAATTCTGATGGCACAACGAACGCgataggcagcagcagcggtgtGGGTGGATCTGCTAGCGGTGGCGGCATCACAGACAACAATCTGGATGGCACGGAAAAAGCAATGAATTCGATTGTGGTTAGTGGCAGCTCGAGCAATGTGGGTGGTAATGGTCTCGGCGCTGTGGGCAGCGGTCTTAGCGGCTCAGGCGGCAGTAGTGGTTCGAGTGGAGCTGTCAGTTCAACACATGTAGGATTAGGAGTCGCTAGTGGTAGTGTCAACAATGTGCCCGGCAGCAATGCAATGATGGGCGTCGGCGGTGGTCTCGGCAGCAGTGGACCGGGTGGTGATCATCCAAACGATAATTCCAGCAATGATAAACTTGTGAAGACCGGCGTACAAACATCGCCAGATG GCAAGGTCACAAACATACCAGCAAGCATGGTGAACAATCAGTTTGGCATGGTGGGACTGCTGACGTTCATACGGGCAGCAGATTCAGATCCGAATCTTGTTGCGTTATCGCTGGGAACGGACCTCACGGCCCTCGGCCTGAATCTGAATTCACAAGAGAGTTTGCATCCAACATTCGCTGGACCGTTCGTAGATCAGCCCTGCAG AGCACAAGACGTTGAGTTTAACGTGCCACCCGAATATCTGATCAATTTTGCGATTAGAGATAAGCTCACAGCGCCGGTACTGAAAAAGCTGCAAGAAGACCTGCTCTTTTTCCTATTTTACACGAATATCGGTGATAGAATGCAATTAATGGCAGCTGCTGAATT GCATAGTCGCGAATGGCGGTATCACGTGGAGGAGAAAATTTGGATTACTCGAATTCCTGGCATTAAtcaatatgaaaaaaatggTACAAAAGAGCGTGGCACCTTCTATTACTTTGATGCGCAAAGTTGGAAACGTTTGTCTAAAGTTTTCCAAATAGATGCCGAGAAATTAGATAAATGTCCCAATATAAGTGCGTTTATGAATGGACAGtctgtataa
- the LOC108603191 gene encoding restin homolog → MNTPGVSLFQGADTLKINSTLERQEEEEALQDQKRREAELGNLLENAFDDLDDDDESTIDSTTTFPSNLLPTHPLPLLATLSTQQENQPEYASEMHKLKMMLESKTHELSNVKQVATDAHKKIDEYQKRLTITQAELERALREKQHTHELLVDSKEKCSHLDNNIDKLRAEKKALETENTQLVGKLETTHTLLADTQRKYEMVERDAHRRDDRNADLRLKQIEEHHRAQTELMQQQLNQVTDQLDKKKQELDQMHMRYNALQSSHESMLMDKASKINELNEALDLAQRQCNQLAAKPNYEAEYTHQQQCIADLRAQVASMEQTIKQLTERVNGTTAELDHMDTLLLQHQTDIESPNRLPSRLMGSTPLSTVDRMGHIKQELYRALGNLKNKREEVRKLEKQLDDRSAELRQLRDEENKTLVQVATLKEDKLRLESRIKLLQDQLDDRNHSSTLNVSKLQSELDALELERDELRRQTATQNETRVNLEVQLKHLQVDLDKLRQAHDDLRHRHEQLQADNCHANGDNVHLELERHKILLKDAQGEVDRIKKLYTDIATEKEALGYQLRKLTETDSLKELQEQRQQLAQLQRNVQLAELKSQELSKILDTEKTRHERELQTIREKWEREKHEEVVKAAKESSSNCSKCIDQLAEITKIEIQMLKLQNVNSLQTNELKEITQQLEQSKMLQQQMDLKVKQGLEQQHQITELKAKLEQYQQQLKREAADATDAATLPSASPTSPEMTQARVKSIEQRVRDEMAKLFAVELKRFTTRLQQSEEKCLCLQREYQLVCRDLHQRQTEVELLKQTILAEREEMQEMLVDKDDKQKQMLQKCRNELQAKNQRISDLLRELDEQHASIESERHSMKTVMAEWDKQKQSIEQVEQHWRAQLEQQREAHEEASRALQQRYLSAKRTAHNYKMYAEDKEAHMKREYERIKVEYQTSITKIEATMNQHLQSKSREQQPRQRKQQNKENQPSNK, encoded by the exons ATGAACACGCCGGGTGTCAGCCTTTTTCAAGGCGCTGATACACTCAAGATTAATTCGACGTTGGAACGccaggaagaagaagaagcactGCAGGATCAGAAGCGGCGTGAAGCAGAG TTGGGAAATTTGCTAGAAAATGCTTTCGATGATTTGGATGACGACGATGAGAGTACAATTGACTCGACAACAACTTTTCCATCGAATTTACTGCCCACTCATCCACTACCATTATTAGCAACATTATCCACGCAGCAAGAAAACCAGCCAGAGTACGCCAGTGAAATGCATAAACTGAAAATGATGCTAGAATCCAAAACGCATGAGCTGAGCAATGTCAAACAAGTGGCCACAGATGCGCATAAGAAAATCGATGAGTACCAGAAGCGTTTGACTATCACACAGGCAGAGTTGGAGCGAGCACTGCGcgaaaaacaacacacacacgaattGTTGGTAGATAGTAAAGAGAAATGCTCTCATCTCGATAATAATATTGACAAACTACGAGCCGAGAAGAAAGCGCTGGAGACAGAAAATACGCAGCTTGTGGGCAAATTGGAGACGACACACACCTTGCTTGCCGATACTCAGCGAAAGTATGAAATGGTAGAACGCGATGCACATCGGCGTGATGATCGTAACGCGGACTTACGTCTCAAGCAGATAGAGGAACATCATCGTGCCCAAACAGAgctaatgcagcagcagctgaatcaGGTGACAGATCAATTGGATAAAAAGAAACAGGAGCTTGATCAAATGCATATGCGTTACAATGCCTTGCAGTCCAGCCATGAGTCGATGCTGATGGACAAAGCGTCAAAAATCAATGAGCTTAACGAGGCGCTGGACTTGGCGCAGCGTCAATGTAATCAGCTGGCTGCTAAGCCCAACTACGAGGCGGAGTACACGCATCAGCAGCAGTGTATAGCCGATTTGCGTGCCCAGGTGGCCAGCATGGAACAGACCATTAAACAGCTTACGGAGCGTGTGAATGGCACAACAGCTGAACTGGATCACATGGAcacgctgttgctgcagcatcaAACAGATATTGAGTCGCCCAATCGTTTGCCTTCCCGTCTAATGGGTAGCACGCCTTTGAGCACTGTTGATCGCATGGGACACATTAAACAGGAACTCTACCGCGCGCTGGGaaacttaaaaaacaaacgtgAGGAGGTGCGTAAGCTTGAGAAGCAGTTGGATGATCGCAGTGCTGAGTTGCGACAGCTGCGAGATGAAGAGAACAAAACCCTGGTGCAGGTAGCCACGCTAAAGGAGGACAAGTTGCGATTGGAGAGTCGCATTAAGTTGCTGCAAGATCAATTGGATGATCGGAATCACAGCTCAACGCTCAATGTGTCCAAGCTACAAAGCGAGTTGGATGCGCTCGAGTTAGAGCGCGATGAACTGCGCAGGCAGACGGCAACACAGAACGAGACGCGCGTCAACCTCGAAGTACAATTGAAGCATTTGCAGGTAGATTTGGATAAACTGAGACAAGCGCATGACGATTTGAGGCATAGGCACGAACAGCTGCAAGCGGACAATTGTCATGCCAACGGAGACAACGTGCATCTGGAACTGGAACGGCACAAGATACTTTTAAAAGATGCGCAAGGCGAAGTGGATCGCATAAAGAAACTTTACACAGATATAGCCACCGAGAAGGAAGCGCTGGGCTATCAGCTGCGTAAGCTGACCGAAACTGACAGCCTTAAGGAGTTGCAGGAACAGCGTCAGCAGCTGGCACAGCTGCAGCGCAATGTGCAGCTGGCCGAGCTTAAGTCACAGGAGCTTAGTAAGATACTTGACACAGAGAAGACACGCCACGAGCGAGAGCTGCAGACTATACGCGAAAAATGGGAGCGTGAGAAGCACGAAGAAGTGGTCAAGGCGGCTAAGGAGAGCTCTAGCAACTGTAGCAAATGCATTGATCAGCTGGCAGAGATTACCAAG ATTGAGATACAAATGTTAAAGCTGCAGAATGTGAACTCGTTGCAAACGAATGAGCTGAAGGAGATAACACAACAATTGGAGCAGTCCAAGATGTTACAACAGCAGATGGACCTGAAGGTGAAACAGGGACTTGAACAACAGCACCAGATAACGGAACTCAAAGCCAAACTGGAGCAAtatcagcagcaactcaagcgAGAGGCAGCTGATGCTACCGATGCAGCCACATTACCAAGCGCATCACCTACTTCACCCGAGATGACACAGGCGCGCGTCAAGAGTATAGAGCAGCGTGTGCGTGATGAGATGGCTAAATTATTTGCCGTTGAGTTAAAGCGCTTTACCACACGCCTGCAACAATCAGAAGAGAAGTGTCTATGCCTGCAGCGGGAATATCAATTGGTTTGCCGTGATCTACATCAACGCCAGACTGAAGTTGAGCTGCTGAAGCAAACAATACTAGCAGAGCGTGAAGAAATGCAAGAGATGCTAGTAGATAAGGATGATAAGCAAAAACAGATGCTCCAGAAGTGCCGCAATGAGCTACAGGCAAAGAATCAACGCATTTCCGACTTGTTGCGTGAACTGGATGAGCAGCATGCAAGCATCGAGTCAGAGCGTCACTCAATGAAAACCGTTATGGCCGAATGggacaagcaaaagcaatctATTGAGCAAGTGGAACAGCATTGGCGTGCACAATTGGAGCAACAGCGTGAAGCACACGAAGAAGCTTCAAGAGCTTTACAGCAACGTTACCTCAGCGCAAAACGTACAGCGCACAACTACAAGATGTACGCTGAGGATAAAGAGGCACATATGAAGCGTGAATATGAACGTATCAAAGTAGAATATCAGACATCAATTACGAAAATCGAAGCTACCATGAATCAGCATCTGCAGAGTAAAAGCCGCGAACAACAACCGCGCCAGCGTAAGCAACAGAACAAAGAGAACCAAcctagcaataaataa